From Virgibacillus natechei, the proteins below share one genomic window:
- the galT gene encoding UDP-glucose--hexose-1-phosphate uridylyltransferase yields the protein MIYQHISGLIQKAIETELIDQTDQIYVRNQVMSLLHLESFPEKVPYKTNDSIPNLLEKIIAYAVENDVIEDVFDDKEILTATIMNCFLARPSVINETFHKKYKQSPQAATDYFYNLSKNSNYIQMNRIATNIHFKAETAYGEMDITINLSKPEKDPEQIRREREKKEQIDYPLCVLCVENEGYVGRTGYPARANHRVIHVPLNGENWYLQYSPYVYYNEHSIVLAEEHRDMKIDKDAFERLLTFTDQFPHYFIGSNADLPIVGGSILSHDHYQAGHYEFAMARATDAFSFTLEKFPDVKASVLKWPMSVIRLRSGEKDQLLQTADHILQTWKGYSDDDADISAFTDDTPHNTITPIARIRDGMYELDLVLRNNRTSEAHPSGIFHPHADVHHIKKENIGLIEVLGLAVLPARLKDELAEIKQFLLGQSNDVAAYHQEWADQIKHEYATLSNPGQVDDIMEKELGKKFARVLEDAGVFKEQAAFERFIKTLDE from the coding sequence ATGATTTACCAACATATCAGTGGACTGATTCAAAAGGCAATTGAAACAGAGCTCATCGATCAAACGGATCAGATTTATGTGCGCAATCAAGTAATGAGCCTTTTACATCTGGAATCTTTTCCGGAAAAAGTGCCCTATAAAACGAATGATTCCATTCCAAATCTTTTAGAAAAAATAATCGCCTATGCGGTGGAAAATGACGTCATTGAAGATGTTTTCGATGATAAAGAGATTCTCACTGCAACGATCATGAATTGCTTTCTTGCACGTCCATCCGTTATAAATGAGACGTTTCATAAAAAATATAAACAGTCCCCCCAAGCGGCAACGGATTATTTTTATAATTTAAGCAAAAATAGCAACTACATCCAGATGAATCGAATAGCAACTAACATCCATTTCAAAGCAGAGACCGCTTATGGTGAAATGGATATAACGATAAATTTATCGAAACCTGAGAAAGATCCAGAGCAGATCAGACGCGAACGCGAAAAGAAGGAACAGATCGATTATCCATTATGTGTTTTATGTGTCGAGAATGAAGGATACGTAGGGCGGACTGGCTATCCGGCGCGTGCAAACCATCGCGTCATCCATGTTCCATTAAACGGAGAAAACTGGTACCTGCAATATTCTCCATATGTTTATTATAATGAACACAGCATCGTACTTGCTGAAGAACACCGGGACATGAAAATAGATAAGGACGCATTTGAACGACTGCTTACGTTCACGGATCAATTTCCACATTATTTTATCGGGTCCAATGCGGATCTGCCGATTGTCGGTGGATCGATTTTGAGTCATGATCATTATCAGGCAGGCCATTATGAATTTGCGATGGCACGAGCTACCGATGCATTTTCCTTTACGCTGGAGAAATTTCCTGACGTAAAAGCATCTGTTTTAAAGTGGCCGATGTCCGTCATACGACTCCGAAGCGGGGAGAAAGATCAACTCCTTCAAACAGCTGATCATATTTTACAAACATGGAAAGGGTATTCAGACGATGACGCTGACATAAGCGCGTTTACCGACGATACACCGCATAACACGATTACACCTATCGCCCGGATACGTGATGGCATGTATGAACTTGATCTTGTGTTACGTAATAATCGAACATCAGAAGCGCATCCATCAGGAATTTTCCACCCACATGCTGATGTGCATCACATTAAAAAGGAAAACATCGGGCTGATTGAGGTATTGGGACTTGCTGTTTTACCGGCGAGACTCAAAGATGAATTAGCTGAAATCAAGCAATTTTTACTTGGTCAATCAAATGACGTTGCTGCCTATCATCAAGAATGGGCGGACCAAATCAAACACGAATATGCTACCCTTTCAAATCCTGGACAGGTTGATGATATAATGGAAAAGGAGCTCGGGAAAAAATTTGCCCGTGTACTCGAAGACGCGGGTGTGTTTAAAGAACAAGCAGCCTTCGAGCGATTTATTAAGACATTAGATGAGTAG
- a CDS encoding sugar phosphate isomerase/epimerase family protein — translation MYKTGVCSVTFRKLSVEVVIELTSKAGLEGIEWGSDIHVPPGEFNQASNVAKLTEQAGLEVVSYGSYYRVGEYEKNKDSFEEILETAVHLKAPSIRVWAGGQGSKKGNENYRQGVVKEARTVATLAEQKNISINLEYHGNTLTDTKESAANLMREIDHPYVNLYWQPAEGQSIKQRLDSIDELIPWLTHVHAFQWTVGDRLPFREGREEWSQYLNQLKNLKANRYILIEFVKEDDENQFLEDAKTLKGLVESYNIN, via the coding sequence ATGTATAAGACTGGGGTATGTTCGGTAACTTTTAGAAAATTGTCAGTTGAAGTGGTTATTGAACTAACGTCAAAAGCAGGGCTGGAAGGCATTGAGTGGGGGAGCGATATACATGTTCCACCTGGAGAATTTAATCAAGCATCTAACGTTGCTAAGTTAACAGAACAGGCGGGTTTGGAGGTGGTTTCCTATGGATCCTATTATAGAGTAGGTGAATACGAGAAAAATAAGGACTCATTTGAAGAAATACTAGAAACGGCAGTACATCTAAAGGCTCCATCTATTCGTGTCTGGGCTGGTGGACAGGGATCAAAAAAGGGTAATGAGAACTATAGACAGGGTGTGGTAAAGGAGGCAAGAACAGTAGCTACACTGGCTGAGCAAAAAAATATATCTATTAATCTTGAATACCATGGGAATACGTTGACAGACACAAAAGAAAGTGCTGCAAATCTTATGAGAGAAATAGATCATCCATATGTAAATTTATATTGGCAACCAGCTGAAGGACAATCCATAAAGCAAAGATTGGATAGTATTGATGAGTTAATTCCTTGGTTAACGCATGTACATGCGTTTCAATGGACTGTGGGAGATAGACTTCCTTTTAGAGAAGGAAGGGAGGAGTGGAGCCAGTATCTTAATCAATTGAAAAATCTAAAGGCAAATCGATATATATTAATCGAATTTGTAAAGGAAGATGATGAGAACCAATTCTTAGAGGATGCTAAAACATTAAAAGGCTTGGTGGAAAGCTATAATATCAATTAG
- a CDS encoding aldose epimerase family protein — protein MDINTREISGKWQEYTLKNDHGMTVSVLNYGGIITKIIVPDRNGKMENVVLGYKDYANYETNPNFFGALIGPVAGRIQDASFELTGKTYALEANDGDNHLHGGSTGFHQVIWEVEPFETDRTVGLKLSHKRGNGEGGYPGNLDVQVTYTLNNANQLKLDYSAASDQTTAVTLTNHSYFNLSGDLKNTVHNHHVTMDSGKFVELDEELIPTGEWREVTGSSFDFRNGRPLHDGFHDDAEQNKNAGNGYDHYFMFDEEQEQNVIVRHSDSGRKLTVKTDQPGMVMYTSNTLEDGLELAEGLSEKHLGVCFETQASPASLHHEGFPSVMLEGGSTYNKRTLFSFGVENEMK, from the coding sequence ATGGACATAAATACGAGAGAGATTTCAGGTAAATGGCAGGAATACACACTAAAAAACGATCACGGTATGACAGTCAGTGTGCTTAATTATGGGGGAATCATTACAAAAATCATCGTTCCAGACCGTAATGGAAAGATGGAAAATGTTGTTCTCGGCTATAAAGACTATGCTAACTACGAAACGAATCCTAATTTTTTCGGTGCATTAATTGGCCCAGTTGCAGGAAGAATTCAAGACGCCTCGTTTGAGCTAACCGGGAAAACGTATGCCTTAGAAGCGAATGATGGGGATAATCATCTTCACGGGGGATCAACTGGATTCCATCAAGTAATATGGGAGGTAGAACCTTTTGAGACGGATCGTACTGTTGGATTGAAGTTGTCACATAAAAGGGGAAATGGAGAAGGCGGTTACCCTGGCAATTTGGATGTTCAGGTCACGTATACCTTAAATAATGCTAACCAGCTTAAACTTGATTACAGTGCAGCGAGTGATCAAACGACCGCCGTTACATTAACCAATCATTCCTACTTTAATTTAAGTGGGGATTTGAAAAATACGGTCCATAACCACCATGTGACGATGGATAGCGGGAAATTTGTCGAACTGGATGAGGAATTAATTCCGACTGGGGAGTGGCGCGAAGTTACTGGATCATCCTTTGATTTTCGCAATGGCCGTCCACTTCATGATGGATTCCATGATGATGCAGAGCAAAATAAAAATGCTGGAAATGGCTATGATCATTATTTTATGTTTGATGAAGAACAAGAACAAAACGTGATTGTCCGGCATTCGGATTCTGGACGGAAATTGACTGTTAAAACCGATCAGCCAGGCATGGTCATGTATACCTCAAACACCTTGGAAGACGGGCTGGAGTTAGCCGAAGGTTTGTCCGAGAAACATTTAGGCGTGTGTTTTGAAACGCAGGCGTCTCCAGCATCCTTGCATCACGAAGGCTTTCCGAGTGTGATGTTAGAAGGTGGATCAACATATAATAAACGAACGTTGTTTTCTTTTGGAGTGGAAAACGAAATGAAATAA
- the galE gene encoding UDP-glucose 4-epimerase GalE: MSVLVLGGAGYIGSHAVYQLIDQGENVVVIDNLETGHKEAVHPNATFYKGDIRHTDFLREVFEHETIDAVIHFAAQSLVGESMEKPLQYFDNNVYGTQVLLQVMVEHNVKYIVFSSTAATYGEPESVPITETMPTNPTSTYGETKLTMEKLMKWTQTAHGITFVSLRYFNVAGARESAEIGEDHRPETHLVPIILQAALGQRSHITIFGEDYNTADGTCIRDYVHVEDLIEAHLLALNYLQNGGNSDIFNLGSNQGFSVKEMIDTARKVTDKEIPAQSGERRAGDPGTLIASSEKAKRILGWNPTRTSITKIMEDAWKWHTTDPNGYGKDVEK, from the coding sequence ATGAGTGTACTCGTGTTAGGAGGTGCTGGTTATATCGGCTCACATGCCGTTTATCAGTTAATTGATCAGGGAGAAAACGTCGTGGTCATTGATAACCTGGAAACTGGTCACAAAGAAGCAGTTCATCCAAATGCAACATTTTATAAAGGAGACATTCGGCATACCGATTTTCTCCGCGAGGTATTCGAGCATGAAACAATAGATGCTGTTATTCATTTTGCAGCCCAATCCCTTGTTGGTGAATCCATGGAAAAACCGCTTCAATACTTTGATAATAATGTTTATGGTACACAGGTTTTGCTACAGGTCATGGTTGAACATAACGTGAAATATATCGTATTCTCCTCTACGGCAGCAACCTACGGGGAACCAGAGTCAGTACCAATTACAGAAACAATGCCAACCAATCCAACCAGCACTTACGGTGAAACAAAGCTGACAATGGAAAAATTGATGAAATGGACGCAAACAGCTCATGGGATCACGTTCGTTTCCCTGCGCTATTTCAATGTGGCTGGGGCTAGGGAGTCTGCAGAAATCGGTGAGGATCATCGACCGGAAACCCATCTTGTTCCGATTATTTTACAGGCGGCTCTTGGACAGCGCTCGCATATCACCATTTTCGGAGAGGATTATAACACGGCAGATGGTACGTGCATCCGGGATTATGTCCATGTGGAAGACCTCATCGAGGCACACCTACTGGCCTTGAACTATTTACAAAATGGTGGTAATAGCGATATTTTCAATCTTGGGAGCAATCAAGGTTTTTCGGTGAAGGAAATGATCGATACAGCAAGAAAAGTAACGGATAAAGAAATCCCGGCTCAAAGCGGAGAACGGCGTGCAGGCGACCCAGGTACCTTGATTGCCAGTTCCGAAAAGGCAAAAAGAATATTAGGCTGGAACCCAACGCGGACTTCGATTACAAAAATCATGGAAGACGCTTGGAAGTGGCATACAACGGATCCAAACGGCTACGGGAAGGACGTGGAAAAATGA
- a CDS encoding galactokinase: MTAHQLKQSFQKIFKTTEVPQTFFAPGRINLIGEHTDYNGGNVFPASISFGTYALGRKRSDQKLRFYSMNFPQAGIIECDLSNLDYNEAHDWANYPKGMLLYLQKAGYEFPHGADILFHGNIPNGAGLSSSASIEMATGVLLEGLFDLEIDRIRMIQLGQKVENEYIGVNSGIMDQFAIGMGKKDHAILLNCQTLDYEYAPLGLKDHVIQIINTNKQRTLAGSKYNERREQCDRALIDLQAKLSINSLGDLTKEEFDQHKHLIKDETNQKRAKHAVYENVRTLEALEKLREDDLEAFGKLMNESHLSLKQDYEVTGMELDTIIQAAWDQEGVLGARMTGAGFGGCAIAIVEKDKVEDFKKNVNAFYHKAVGYDATFYTATIGDGAKETTEGVVK, encoded by the coding sequence ATGACAGCTCATCAATTAAAGCAATCATTTCAAAAAATATTCAAAACCACGGAGGTACCACAAACCTTCTTTGCCCCAGGCCGCATCAACCTAATCGGCGAACACACGGATTACAACGGAGGTAACGTCTTCCCTGCATCCATATCATTTGGAACTTATGCACTTGGTCGAAAGCGTTCAGACCAGAAATTACGCTTTTATTCCATGAATTTTCCGCAAGCGGGAATCATCGAGTGTGATTTATCTAATTTAGATTACAACGAGGCGCATGACTGGGCCAATTATCCGAAGGGAATGCTCCTCTATTTACAGAAAGCAGGGTATGAATTTCCTCATGGCGCAGATATCCTATTTCACGGCAACATACCAAATGGCGCGGGTCTCTCCTCTTCGGCTTCTATTGAAATGGCTACTGGCGTCTTATTGGAAGGTCTTTTCGATTTGGAGATTGACCGCATCCGCATGATTCAGCTTGGGCAAAAAGTTGAAAACGAGTACATCGGTGTAAACAGTGGAATTATGGATCAATTTGCGATTGGCATGGGAAAGAAAGATCATGCTATTTTATTAAACTGTCAGACGTTGGACTACGAATATGCACCACTAGGTTTAAAGGATCATGTCATCCAAATTATCAATACCAATAAACAACGGACATTGGCAGGATCAAAATATAACGAACGGCGTGAACAATGCGACCGAGCGCTAATCGATTTACAGGCGAAGCTTTCGATAAACAGTCTGGGAGATTTAACAAAAGAGGAATTTGATCAGCACAAGCATCTTATCAAAGACGAAACAAATCAAAAACGTGCCAAGCACGCTGTTTACGAAAATGTACGCACATTGGAAGCTCTAGAGAAATTACGCGAAGATGACTTAGAAGCTTTTGGAAAACTCATGAACGAATCACATCTCTCACTAAAACAGGATTATGAAGTGACGGGAATGGAGCTCGATACCATCATTCAAGCTGCATGGGATCAGGAAGGTGTACTGGGAGCCCGCATGACAGGTGCTGGATTCGGCGGATGTGCAATTGCAATTGTAGAGAAAGATAAAGTAGAAGATTTCAAGAAAAACGTCAACGCCTTCTATCATAAGGCGGTTGGTTATGATGCTACATTTTACACCGCAACAATTGGCGATGGTGCGAAGGAAACTACTGAGGGAGTGGTAAAATGA
- a CDS encoding ROK family transcriptional regulator: MQRGTFQLMKSVNKSNILNKIRKSEPISRAQIAKETELTPPTVSSIVKELLEQGIVRESDLGDSKGGRKPTMLLINSDAFYVIGVDAGPEKVECILTDLSGKVFERTSSKLRKPITNDQFITILKENINKILQSSTTDKEKVIGIGVAMHGVVDVETGTSLIAPNLDLSDIPIKAELEEAFNVIIKVENDARAMALGESWFGGHGDLESMVAVNIGRGVGSGVVINGKLYHGAQDIAGEIGHMTIDMNGAICECGNRGCLQTFASGEAVAKRARHQVDDEIESGTLTGQRVHELAQNGNESYIHILQETGQAIGVGLTNLIHLINPSEIVLGGGVMKGEKFILPAIKQTIDQQALTQEAKQTSVTVTKLGDDATLLGAVSLLLVELFDPV; the protein is encoded by the coding sequence ATGCAGCGTGGCACATTCCAGTTAATGAAATCGGTAAATAAATCAAATATCCTCAATAAGATACGTAAATCTGAACCCATTTCCAGAGCTCAAATTGCAAAAGAAACAGAACTTACGCCACCCACAGTGAGTAGTATTGTAAAAGAACTGCTTGAGCAAGGGATCGTAAGGGAAAGTGACCTTGGAGACTCAAAAGGTGGACGAAAGCCAACGATGCTTCTCATCAATAGTGATGCATTCTATGTTATTGGAGTAGATGCTGGCCCGGAAAAAGTCGAATGCATTCTTACTGACTTATCAGGAAAAGTATTTGAGCGAACGTCAAGCAAGCTAAGAAAACCAATTACAAATGATCAATTCATCACAATTTTAAAAGAAAATATCAATAAAATTTTACAATCATCAACGACAGATAAAGAAAAAGTTATCGGAATTGGTGTGGCTATGCACGGGGTTGTTGATGTAGAAACAGGTACGTCACTTATTGCACCAAACCTAGATTTAAGCGATATCCCGATCAAGGCTGAGCTCGAAGAAGCGTTTAATGTAATTATAAAAGTGGAGAATGACGCGCGGGCAATGGCACTTGGTGAATCTTGGTTTGGCGGGCATGGTGATCTGGAGAGTATGGTTGCTGTCAATATTGGTCGTGGCGTTGGTTCGGGCGTTGTGATCAATGGAAAACTGTACCATGGCGCGCAGGATATTGCTGGTGAAATTGGCCATATGACCATTGATATGAATGGGGCTATTTGTGAGTGTGGCAATCGTGGTTGCCTGCAAACGTTCGCTAGTGGGGAGGCTGTGGCGAAAAGGGCGCGTCATCAAGTAGACGACGAGATTGAATCGGGCACACTAACAGGACAGCGCGTACATGAATTAGCTCAAAATGGGAATGAATCCTATATTCATATTCTGCAAGAAACGGGGCAGGCAATCGGCGTTGGTTTAACGAATTTAATTCATCTCATTAACCCGAGTGAAATTGTCCTAGGTGGAGGGGTGATGAAAGGTGAAAAATTCATCCTACCTGCAATTAAACAAACGATTGATCAGCAAGCACTGACACAGGAAGCGAAACAAACGAGTGTTACGGTCACAAAGCTTGGTGATGATGCAACCTTATTAGGTGCGGTATCCCTATTATTGGTCGAGTTATTTGATCCTGTATAA